GGGGAAAGGTAGCTGAACACACCGTCTTGGTGCCGGTCATCTCCGCGCATCGTGGGCTCCTCCGAAAAGTTCCGGAGCATCGTACAACGATGAGTGATCACGTCAACGGGAAAATGAAGGGTTTTTCAGCATCCTGTTAGGCCGACGACTTACGTTGCTGTGAATTACCAAAGGGGGGCCACGATGACTGCCACACTCCGTATCGCGCTTCTCGCCGCGTTGGCAGCCGCTTCCATCCCAGCGGTCGCGACAGGACAGGAAACATCAACCGAAAGCCTCCTTCGCCGAATAGAGCTCCTCGAGCGCGCAAACACCGACCTCGAACGACGCGTACGTGAGCTGGAGTCCCTTATCAAGAGCAAGCCCTCAAAAGGCCGACCTACCACGACCTCCACCAGATCGCCGGACCTTGCGAACTGGCGTCAACTGCGCCGTGGGATGAGCATGGATGAGGCTCGAGAGCTGCTCGGCGAGCCCGAGAGAGTGGAGGGTGGACCTTTTACCACCTGGTATTGGGCCGACGCCGAAGTCGTCTTCACACCCGATAATAAGCTTCTGAGGTGGTCGGAACCTAAACGGTAGGTCCCGAGGATGAGACTCGACGACTTATGGAAGCCGTTGTGCACGCTGGCGGTCTAACGAGCAATTGCTGCTGACGGCGCGAGACGGACTGGCTCGCTTCGCTCGCCTGCCGCATTGGTTGATACTGCGCCGCAGCAGAATTGCGGGCGTTAGACCGCCAAGAGAAGAAGATCGGATGCCAGGATGACCAAAACACCTGCGATTGAAGAGGCCAAGACCTCTCCGCACCTCAAGTACGGCGGCATCATCTCCTTGAGCGAAATCGAGCCGGGGCAGGACGGCGGGAGATCTCCCGGAAAGACGCGGGCCTATTTCTTGAGCGGTGGGCCGAGCCCGGCCGCGTGGACGATTGGCGCCGGGAGTTGGGGGCGCGCGCCGCAGTCTTTCAGGGAAGCGACGCCGCGTCCGACGGCGCTCTCAGCCGACCTGGACGCGAGCCCTCGCCTGCGAGGGGATGCGCGCGGCCGGAGTCAGGATCCCCTGCAAGTTCAAAGGATCCGACGCTGAGACGGTGAGCGGCGAGGGTTCCCGCTTGCGCTGGGCGCGGAGCAGCTCCACCGCCTCGGGCAGGGCGTATTGCTCGCCCGCGAAGCCTGCGATGAACCGGCCGCCGCGGATCTCCCCTTTCAGCTCGAGCGCCCGGCAGGTGCGGACGATGTCGCGCCAGGGAAGCGGCAGCTTCTCGCGCTCGAGCAGGCGCCTTTGCAGGACTCCATAGCGCCTCAAGAGCTGCCGCGCGGCGAATTCCACGAGCGCTTCCCGCGCCTTGCGGTCCGGCGCGGGGGTTCGAACGGCGGAATCGGCGAGCGGCAGGCCGCGGAGCAAAGACCAGCGGCCCGCCGGCACCAGGAGCGATCGCACTCCGAAGCGCCGGTGCTCCTTGCCGGGGCGGAGGAGACGCCGCAATCCCCCGTAGGAATCGCAGGTCATCCATCCTCCCGAGATCAGCTCCGCCAAGGCCATGTGGAGATGCGTCGGCAGGAGGCCGGAAAGGCCCTCCAGCTCCTGGGCGAAGAGCGCGCCGCGCCCGGCGAGGAGGTCGAGCACGGTCCTGCCTCTTCCCGACAAGGCGGCGAGCCGATCCTCGCCGGGTCTCGCCGGCGCTCCGGCCCGCTCCTCCTTCCAGTCCGCCAGGGCGAGCCAGGAGGCGAACTCGCGCCGGGGAAGCAGGCTGATCGGCGTGCTCCGGATCGGCGCGGCGCCCGACTCCCAGATCCTTCCCCAGACCACCTCGCCGGTGAGCGTCAGATGGTCGAGCCACTCGGGGCGGTAGCCGCGGATCCTGCCGGGAAGGATCGACGCCTCCCACGCCGCCGAGGGCGCTTCGAAGCCGGCGAGCTGCTGAATCACCTCGGCGACGCCGCGCGGCCCTTCGAGGCGATGGTCGGGGTCGGCATGCTGCCAGCACCCGAGGAATCTCCAGAACGCCCCGGCGCTGACCGGCTCGATCTCCCGGCGCAGCCGCTCGAGCGTGTAGGCGTGGATCCGCGCCAGGAGCCTGCGGTCGCACCAGGCCTGCCTCCCCTCCAGGCGGCAGCGCAGGACGACCCCTTCGTTCTCGAGGGCGGGCAATTCGGCCCCTTCCTGCTCCGAAAGGACCCACCGCCCGCGCTCCTGCCGAGACTCGACGACCGTCACCGGGCCCAGGGCCCCCATCCGCCCGCGCAGGACGGGCAAAGCCTCCCGCGGCGACTCCGCGGCGAACCACCGGTCCCCCTCCCGGACGACACGGGACTGCGCGGCCAGCTCGCCGATCCATTCCTGCCAGCCCGACGCCTCGACTTCCGAAACCGTCGCGTAGCCCATCCAGAGCAACGCCTCGTGCACTTCCTCGGCCGATTCGGCCTGCGGCCAGGCTTCCTCGCGCACCCGCGCGACGGCGTCAGGGTCGAGCGCGCCGACGGTGTCGGCGGTCGCGTCGTCCAGGCTCCGCCGCCGCATCACCGCCTGCGTGCGCCGCTCCTCCAAGGGGGCGTCGTCGAGGAAGGCGTAAGGCAGGGCGTTCAGGACTCCCAGGGCGAACGGGGAAGGCTCGGTCGTGTCGACGGCCAGCCGGCGGATCCGGCCTTTGCGCAGATCGCGCAAGAGATCCACCATTCCCTCGGCGTCCATCGCCTCCTCCAGGCAGTCCTCGATCGTCTGCCGGACGATCGGATGATCCCAGGGCACCGGGAGATCGCCGGGAGGCAGCGTCTCGCCGCAGGCCAGCACCTGGGGAAACGCCTGGACCAGCTGATCGTCGGCCCGCATGCGCAGAAGCGGCGCCGGGACGCGCCGTCCCATCCGGGTCCGCGCGAGCAGCAGCGAGCGCGTCAGGTTCCACCGCCACCGGGTGAGGAACAAGGGCGACGGGAGGATCGCCTGGATGAGCAGGTCCCGCGCCGTCTTCGGATGGAGGTAATCGAACACTTCCGCGAGCGGAAAGCTGTGGTGCGGTCCCAGGGAAAGGACGATGGCCTCCTCGTTCGCCGCCGCCTGCAGCTCGAAGCCGAAGCCGCGGCAGAACCGCTTGCGCAGCGCCAGCCCCCAGGCGCGGTTGACGCGGCCGCCGAACGGCGAGTGCAGGACGAGCTGCATCCCTCCCGATTCGTCGAAGAAGCGCTCGAGGATCACGCACTCGCGCGTCGGGACCGCTCCGAGGGCCCGCGCCCCCGCCTCGACGTAGTCCGAGAGCTGGGTCGCGGACGATTCGTCCAGCCCCGCTTCCCGCTTCAGCCAAGCCGCATCGCGCCCCTGCTCGCGAATCCGCGTCACCGCATCCGACAGCTCGGAGGTCCGCGCCGGAGCTTCGCCGAGCCAGAACGGCAGGCTGGGAGGGGCTCCCTGGGCGTCGGCCACGCGGACGATCCCCGGCTCCACCTTCAGGACTTTCCACGAGGCGTTCCCGAGCTGGAAGATGTCGCCGACGTTCGACTCGACGGCGAAGTCCTCGTTCAGGGTGCCCACCAGGATGCCGTCGGGCTCCATCAGGACTTGATAGTCGGCGTTGTCGGGGATCGCTCCTCCCGAAGTCAGCGCGGTGAGGCGGGCACGCTTGGTGGCGCGCAGGCGCCGGTGGACGCCGTCGCGATGGAGCAGGGCGAGCCTTCCCTGGGTGTGGAGGCGGACGGTCGCGTCGAAATCCTCGCGCGACAGATCGCGATAAGGCCAGGCCCGGGTGATCCGGGCGAACAGCTCGTCCTCCGGCCAGGTCTCGGGAACGCACGACGCCACCACTTGCTGCGCCAGGATGTCCAGGGGCCGGCGCGGCTGCGGCGTGCGATCGAGATCGCTGCGGCGGACGGAGTAGAGCAGCGCCGCGGCGCACACCAGCTCGTCCCGGGTGAGGGGGAAGAGACGCCCCTTCGGGATCCGTGAAAGGGCGTGACCGGCGCGCCCCACGCGCTGCAGAAACGCGGCGATCGACGGCGTCACGCCAACCTGGACGACCAGGTCCACGTCGCCGATGTCGATCCCCAGCTCCAGCGACGCGGTGGCGACCAGCGCCCGGAGCGAGCCCTCCTTGAGGCGCTGCTCGGCGTCGAGGCGGCGCTCCCGGGAGAGGCTGCCGTGGTGGCTCGTGACCTGCTCGCGGCCCAGAACCTCGGTGAGCCGCGCCGCGATCCGCTCGGCGATCTTCCGGGTGTTCACGAACACCAGCGTGGTGCGATGTTGGCGGATGAGGTCCGCCATCTTCTTATAGATCTCGTCCCAGGTCTGGTGGGAGCAGACGGTCTCGAGCGGCGAATCGGGGACTTCGACGCCGATGTCCATCGCGCGGCGGTGGCCGACGTCGACGAGCGCGCACTCCCGGCCCGCCCCGACCAGGAGCTGTCCGACCTGCTCGAGCGGCTTCTGGGTCGCCGAAAGCCCGATGCGCTGCGGCGGCTGTTCGGTCAGCGCCTCGAGACGCTCCAGCGACAGGGCCAGGTGCGATCCGCGCTTGTCGCCGCAGATGGCATGAATCTCGTCGACGATGACGGTGCGGACAGTGCGCAGCATGGCGCGGCCGCCGTCGCTGGTGAGGAGGATGTAGAGCGATTCGGGCGTGGTGACCAGGATGTGGGGCGGATGCTTGCGCATCGCCGTCCGCTCCGCCGGGAGCGTATCGCCCGACCGGACCAGGACGCGGATCTCGGGAAGGCTCGGGTCGATCCGCCGCAGATCGTCCAGCGGCTCGCGCAGGTTCTTCTGGATGTCGTTGCCGAGCGCCTTCAAGGGGGAGACGTACAGGACCTGGGTGGCGTCGGGCAGCTCCGCTCCTTGCCGCAACAGCGCGTCGATGGCCGACAGAAAAGCGGCGAGCGTCTTCCCCGTGCCGGTCGGCGCCGCGATCAGGGTGTGCCGCCCCTCGCGGATGCGCGGCCACCCTTCCTTCTGGGGCTGCGAGGGCTCTCCGAAGCGGCCGGCGAACCATTCCTGGATGGCTGGATGGAATCCTTGAAGCATCCGAATCCTCTCGAGGGTCCCGAGAATTATAGCCTCCCTCGGGGGCGTTTCCTCATTCCAGGCCTGGCGCATCACGCATGGGTCGGTCCGCGGCGGCCGGGAATACTGATCAAGACGTCGGAGACGCCGGCGTTTCCAGCGGATCTTCCCTGGCCTGCCCGGCGGTTCCGTCCCGCCTTGTGGCCGACCTGCCGGGCTCTCGAGTAAGCTGAGGCGGCTTTGGTCCTCGGGCCGCCGGCCGCGAGCCGGGCCCGGATGAAATCAACTGCGACGCGCCGTCCGCGCTCTTCTTCGGCGCGATCGGCCGCGCTTTTCCAGCGAGGTATCCACAATGAGCGATAAAGAGCCGGCGACCTGCGCGCACCTTGTCGAGATCGGCAGCGTGCGCCACGCCAAGCGCCGGGAGTGCGAGGAGTGCGTGAAGATCGGGGCGCGCTGGGTCCATCTCCGGACTTGCCAGGAATGCGGCGGCACGCGGTGCTGCGACAGCTCGCCGAACCGGCACGCGAGCAAGCACGCGGCCTCCAGCGGCCATCCCGTCGTCGCCTCCGCGGAGCCGGGCGAGCGCTGGCTCTACTGCTATCCCGACGACGCGGTCCGCGAGTACTGACCCTCCGATCCCGTGAATCGCCAGAGCCGGCCCCGACGATTCTCCAGGAGGCCCTCTCTTCCATCCAGCCCCCTCCGGTGGGTCTATAATCTCCAGCCATCATGGCGCTTTCCCCCGGGACGAGATTGGGGCCTTACGAGATCGTCGAAGCCGCCGGCGCCGGCGGGATGGGGGAGGTCTACAAAGCCCGGGACACTCGTCTCGACCGCATGGTGGCGATCAAGGTCCTGCCGGATTCCCTGCTTCACGATCCGGGATGGCGGCAGCGGCTGGAGCGGGAAGCGCGCGCCGTCTCGAGCCTGTCCCATCCTCACATCTGCACGCTTCACGACATCGGTCGCCAGAACAGCATCGACTACCTGGTGATGGAATTCCTGGAAGGCGAGACGCTCGCCGCGCGCCTCCGGAGGGGTCCCCTGCCACTCGAGGAGGCGCTGCGCCATGCGCTGGAGATCGCCGACGCGCTCGACGCGGCGCACCGGCGCGGGATCATTCATCGCGACCTCAAGCCGGGCAACATCATGCTGACCCGGGCGGGCGCCAAGCTCCTCGATTTCGGCCTCGCGAAGGCCGCCTTGCCACCGGGGGCGGGCGTCACCCTGACGGCCCTGGCGACGCAGACGACCCCGCTGACTCACGAGGGGGCGCCGGCCGGCACCTTCCCTTACATGTCGCCCGAGCAGGTCGAAGGAAAAGAGATGGACGCCCGGAGCGATCTCTTCTCCTTCGGCTCCGTCTTTTACGAGATGGTCACGGGCAAGCGCGCCTTCGGCGGCGACACCCATGCGCAGGTGCTCGCCTCCATCCTGCGCGACGACCCGGCGCCGATCGGCGGACTGCGGCCCGAGAGCGCCCGCGACGTCGAGCCGATCATCCGCCGATGCCTGATGAAGGATCGCTCTTCGCGGTATCCGGACGCTTCGGCCCTCTTCGAAGATCTCCGGATCGGCGCGGAGCGCCGGAGAACGCTGAGCGAGCCCCGGCCGATCCGGCGGGGCCGAATGGCTCTGGTCCTCGTGTCGCTCGCGGTCGTGGCCGTCCTCGCCTTTTCCGCCTGGATCTGGCGCCGCAACGCCCGCGAGCGCTGGGCGCGGCGCACGGCCCTGCCGGAGATCACCCGCCTCCTGGAAGCGGACCGGTCCGTCGCGGCTTTCCGCCTCGCCCGCGAGGTGCAGCCTCTGATGAAGGGAGACCCGCAGTTCGAGAAGCTCTGGAAAAACGTCTCGGTGCCCATGACCCTGCTCACGGAGCCGGAAGGGGCTGAAGTGCTCTTCAAGGACTACGGCGACGCGCACGCGGAGTGGAATCGCCTCGGGGTGTCGCCCGTCGAAAACGCCCGGGTGCCCTTCGCGCAGCTTCGCTGGAAGCTCGTGAAGGACGGGTTCGAGCCCGTCGAGCTGACCAGCCCTCTGCCTTCCTCGGTGAAGCTCTTTTCAAGCGATCAGGTTCCGCACGGCATGGTGCACGTTCCCGGAGGTTCCTATCAGTATCAGGCCACGCCGCCTGTCGAGCTGGGAGACTACTGGCTGGACCGTTTCGAGGTCACGAACCGTGAATTCAAGCAGTTCCTTGACCGCGGCGGATACGAAAAGCGGGAGTACTGGAAGATCCCGTTTGTCAAGGAGGGCCGCACGCTGGGCTTCGACGAGGCCATGACTCTACTCCGCGACTCCACCGGCCGTCCCGGTCCGTCCACCTGGGAGCTGGGCACGTATCCCGAAGGCCAGGCTGATTTTCCCGTGGGGGGCGTGAGCTGGTACGAGGCCGGCGCGTACGCGGAATTCACCAGGAGGAGTCTCCCGACCTTCCACCACTGGTTTCGCGCGGCGCGGGCCGACAATATCTTTTCCGGCATCCTTCCCTTGAGCAACTTCGGCGGCGAAGGCCCGTCGCGGGTGGGGAGCCACGAAGGTCTTTCTCTTTGGGGCGCCTACGACATGGCCGGAAATGTCCGGGAGTGGGTGTCGAACGCCGCCGGCTCGAGCCGCTACACGCTAGGCGGAGCCTGGAGCGATCCGACCTATCTCTTCACCGGCCCCGACGCCCTCGACCCCTTCGACCGCAGTCCGACCCAGGGGTTTCGCTGCGCGCTCTACCCGTCACCGCCTCCCGCGGCGGCCTTCGGGCCGATCGAGACGGTCTTCCGCGACTACTCGAAGGAGAAGCCGGTCGGGGACGCGATCTTCGCCGCGTACCGAAGCCTTCACCGGTACGATCCTGGCCCGCTCGAGGCCCGCATCGAGTCGTCGGCGGATGATTCCGAGTATTGGCGGGAGGAGAGAGTCAGCTACGCTGCCGCCTACGGCGGCGAGCGGATCCCGGCGACCCTCTTCCTTCCGAAGAATGCCGCGCCGCCCTACCAGGCGGTGCTCTACTTCCCTCCCGGCAGCGCCCTCCGCCTCCACTCGATCCGCGATGCGGGCACGCGCCAGTTCGACTTCCTGATCCGCAGCGGCAGGGCCGTGCTCTTCCCCGGATACAAGGGAACCTACGAGCGCCGCGTGCCGCCCGGGGCGGGCGGGGCAAACGCGGAGCGTGACGTCGTGATCCAGTGGTCCAAGGATGTCGGCCGCTCCCTCGATTACCTCGAGAGCCGCTCGGATATCGATCGCCGGGGCTTCGGTTTCTACGGATTGAGCATGGGGGCCCGGTTCGCTCCCATCGCGGGGGCCGTCGAGCCTCGCCTGCGCGTCCTGGTCCTCGTCGGGGGAGGCCTCAGCACGGAGAGCAAGCCCCCCGAAATCGACTCCTTCAACTTCGCGCCGCACGTTCGCGTCCCGGTCTTGATGATCAACGGCAATCACGACTTCATCTTCCCCCCCGAGACCTCGCAAAAGCCCCTTTTCCGTCTCTTCCCGCTTCCGGAAAGCGCCAAGCGTCATTATGTCTTCGACGGCGGCCACGTCCCGCCTCGATCGCAGGAGGTCGCCCGCGAGACGCTCGACTGGCTGGACCGCCACCTGGGCCCCGTTCGGATGAAGGCGGATCAATGAATCAGGCGGAATCCGAGTCTGTGAAATCGAGCGGCGCCGGACGGAGCTACCGCGCGGCCGGAAGCAGGAGCGTGGTCCTGAACCCCAGTCCCGGCAGGTTCTCGAGGCGGATCTCGCCGCCGTGCAGCGCCGCCACTTCCCTGACGAAATTGAGCCCCAGCCCGGTGCTCTTCTTCCCCGTGTCCGGCCGCGGCAGAGAAAAGAACTTCTCGAACAGCTTTTCCTTCGCGTAATCGGGAATGCCCGGACCCTGGTCTTCCACCGTCAGGGCGACCATGGCGTCGCGGGCGCCGGCCCCCAGGAGGATCCGCCGCCCGGCGGGGCTGAAATCGATGGCGTTCTGGAGGAGATTCGAGAGAGCCTGGTGCAGGAGGAACGGATCTCCCCGGACGGCGGCTTTCTCGTCGACCTCGGTCCGGACCTCGAGCGCCTTTCTCAGCAGCATCGGCTCCTTGCTTTCCAGAACGGTTCGAAGCAACGCCGAGACCGGGATGATTTCGGTCGACTGGAGCGACTTCCGGGTCTCCAGCTCCGAGAGCTTCAGCATCCGATCGATCAGATCCTGGATGCGCTCGGCTTCGTGACGGAGGTTCGCCAGGAACTGGGCGCGCTTCTCCCGCGGCATCTCCTCGTCAAGCAACTCGGCCGCCCCGCGGATCGCCGACACCGGGCTCTTGATCTCGTGCGTGAGTGTCTGGACGTACTCCTCGACGTACTTCTTCCCTTCGAGCGACTCCTTCATCTTGTCGAAGGCCTTGCCCATCTCCCTCAGCTCCGTCGGCGCCAAACGCGGAAGCGCGAGCCGCTTTCCGGCGCGCACGTCGTTCGCGAACCGCGTCAGCTTGCCGATCTCCCGCGACACCCACCAGGAGACGAGGAGGCCGAGGCCTACCGCGACCACGGCGGAGAGCGCAGCCGTCCTGAAGATCTTCGGCTTCGCCGATTCGAGAAACGCGTTGATGCTCGTCGTCGGCTCCGCCACCGTCAGCGTGCCGACCGTTGCGCCCTGAACCCGGATTGGCGCGGCGACGTACAGGATCGCGGAGTTGGGATCCTCCGGATTTGTCCGCGTCGTGCGGGCCCCATACTCCCCTCTCAGGGTCAGGCGGACGTCCCGCCACTGGCTGAAGTCGGCGCCGACGTTCCCGGGATTTCCCGAATCGAGAAGGACCCTCCCCGTCGCGTCGGTAATATAGATCTGCGCGTCGACGTGCTCCTTCTTCATCCGGTAGATCTTCGCAGAAAGATCGCGCGCGGTCGCTCCGGCGAGCACCTTGTTCAGCTCGCCCGCCTCGAAGTGTCCGGCCTCCATCTCGTGCCCGATGACGGCCGCCAGGATGTTCGCCTGATCGACCAGAGGCTCCTCCACGCTCTCCAGATAGCGGGTCCGGAGGCTGTTGGCGATGTGGACGATCGGGTAGGAGAAGCAGAGCAGGAAGATGAGAAGGTAGGCGAGGAAAAGGGCGGTGCCCAGCTTCATGGATCCTCTTTGAGCGAGTAGCCGATGCCCCTGTGGGTCAGGATGGGGTCGTCGCCGGGCCGGATGGACTTCAGCTTGGCGCGCAGGTTCTTGATGTGGGCGTCGACGCTTCGATCGAGACTACTCTCCGGCTGCTCCCAGACCATCGTCATGAGCTGATCCCGGGAGAGGACGTGGCCGGGATGCCGGAGAAAGACCCTGAGAATCTCGTATTCGTACCTCGACAGCTCCAGCGTCCGGCCGAAGTAGGAGATCTGGCGCCGCGCTTCGTCGACCGAGAACCTGCCGTGGGGCCGGGCGGGAGCCGCGGGTCCGCGCACCCGCCGGAGCACCGCCTTCACCCGGGCCGAGAGCTCCCGCGGGCTGAAAGGTTTGGAGATGTAGTCATCGGCGCCCAGCTCGAGGCCGACGACCCGGTCGAGCTCTCCGGATCGAGCCGTGAGGAAGATGATCGGCGTCGTGTGCGTCTTGCGAATCTCCTTGCAGAGATCGATGCCACTGATGTCCGGCAGGCCGATGTCGAGCAGGATCAGGTCGATCCTCTCCCGCGCGAGTAAGGAGGGGACGGTCTGCCCCTCGGAGGCGCGCAGCGTCTCCAACCCCTCCGCTTCGAGAACGTATTGAATGTTGTCCAGGATCGCCGGCTCGTCGTCGACGATCAGGATCCTCGCCTTCACCCGTCGCGTCCTCCGCCGCGTCCGCCATTCACCCGGATCCTAGTGTTGCGTCTCAGGAATCATGTTAACACCGAGACCGTCGAGACGCCCGGATGGCAAGGCGCGCCGAAGTGCCGCGTACCCAACGCGGTACGCAAGCGAGGCGCAACACAGCGAGCCGGGATGGATCGACGGTCGAATGTAACAGGATTTCGGAGACGCGACACTAGCACTTCGCATCCGCCCGATCACCGTCGACTCGCCGAGGCCATCCTCGGCGCCCGGCGCGCCACAGCAGGACGCCGAAGAAAAGGAAGGCGCAGGTGGAGACGACCTGGGTCGCATGCTCCAGGAACCTGCCGGGATCGGCTAGGAAGGCCCGATCGAGCAAGGGCACGCCCAAGGTGAACGTCAGGTACCAGCCGAGCGGGACGAGCGGCGAGGCCGCCTTTCCGCCGGACTCTCCGGCGCCCCAGCGCCGGAACAGCCGCTCCACCGTCAGATAAGCGAGCAGCAGGGACAGACAGTACACCACCGTTCCGGCCGCCCGATGGATCCGCTCCGGCGTGAGCAGGCCGCCGTGAAGGTCCGATTCGTACAGGTGAATCGCGCCGAGGATGCGCAGCGCGTTGGTCCCGATTGTCAGGAGAAGCGCGATTCCCAGGCTCGCGGCCAGCCAGACGCCCCTACCCGCCGCGCTTCCGAGACGGTGCAGGAACGAGAAGAAGAGCGTCGAGTACGCGACGATCAGGAAATTGACTCCGGCGCACCCGGCCGCCAGGATGATCCGGTGCGGGTGGTTGATCCATCCCGCATGGGCCTCCCGCTCGAAGCGAATTCCCGAGAGCAGCTCCGCGACGCCCGCCGTCGGCCGGAGAATCCAGTCGAGATCGTCGACCGTGGCGTGGCGATAATGGTATTTCAGCGCCAGGACGAGGAGGAAGCCGGCCCCGAAAAAGGGCAGGGCCCGGACGATCTCGCGCCGCGGCGGCGAGAGCAGCCTCATGGCGCCAGTCGCGCCGCGCGCCGCGCGCGCCGCCCCCGGGACGCCAGGGCCGCCAGCAACAGCCCGGCCGCGGCCAGAATCACCCACAGCTCCGGCTCCGGACCGACGCCGTATCCTCCGTCGGACATGCCCAGCGGAAGCGGCGAAGGCTGATCGACCTCCTTGGCGTTCCCGCCGGGGTTGCGGACCTTTTCCAGCACGGCGATGAAGGAGGTGTAAGGCGTCGCCAGGGAATAGGAGAGCCCCAGCGCGGTGATCTCCTTCACCACGTCGTCGCTCTCCTCGCCGAAATTGAAATCGTGCAGGCGGGCGACCCGCGCCCGCGCCCAGAGGTAGCGCAGGGCTTGGTTGGCCGGCTGGCCCGCCGTGTCGGAGACCCGGAAGATCCGCTGATACCGCCGCGCCGCCCCCTCGCCGGTCACCTCGATCTCGCCCGCGCGGTTGCCGCGCCACTTGCCGAACAGGATGATGGGACGCTGCGCGAAGAGCACCGGGAGCGCGCGAGGCTCCACGTCATAGGCGTCGAACCCCCTGAAAGAGACCTGCACGTTCGTCAGGAGGGGCGACTCGATGTACTCGCGGAACCGGCTGGCGGCTTCCGCCGCCTCCGCCGGCTGCGTCACCACGAACGGCTCGCCCATCCCGGCCCGCGCCAGGCCTTCCACCAGGTATCGATTGACCCCGGAGCCGATCCCGAAGCTGAAGAAATTGGTCTGGTTCAGGTTCTTCTCGATCATCTGGAAAACTTCCTTCTCCTCGCTGATGCAGCCGTCGGTGATGACCACCACCGTGCGGGAGAATTTCTCCTCCCGGGGCAGGGCGAGCGCCGTCGCGACCGCCTGGGCCAGCTCGGTGCCGCCGCCGCCATCCTCGCGGTCGATCATCTGGATCGCCTGGCGGGCGCTCTCCTCGGTCGCCGGAAGGGAGGCCGGGGCCATCACGCGCGAGCCTCCGGAGAACAGGATGACGTTGAAGCGGTCGGTCGGCCGGAGGTGGCCGATCAGATCGCGAATCACCGACTTCGCGGTGTCGAGCGGAAACCCGTGCATCGAGCCGGAGACGTCCAGGATGAAGACGTACTCGCGCGGCGGAATCTCGTCGATGCGGATGCGCTCCGGCGGCTCGACCATCAGGAGGAAGAAGTTCTCCTCTCCCTCGGTCATCAGCAGCCCGCTCTCGATCTCCTTGCCGGCCAGCCGGTAGTCGAGGATAAAATCGCGGTTCCCTCCGAATTCCGCGCCGGCGAGGCTGACGTCGGCCTGGCTCTGGCCGTGCCAGTCCACCTGGATGGGATGGGAGCCGCTCCGGAGATCCCGCAGCGGCAGGCCGGTGGAGAGCGCGACCTTGATGTCGAACGTCATCGGCGGCTCCTCTCCTTCAGGGAGGTAGGAGTCCTCCGGGCACTCGTCGTCCTCCTCGGGCGAGGCCGCTTGGGAGGAATGCGAGTAGCGCGGCGCGGCCACCGTGGGATAAACGAACTGGTAGACGCCGTCCTCCGGGACGAGCAGCTCGGTGTAATGCAGCTCGACCTCGACCTGATCCGCCGGCAGGATGTTGGCCACGCTCATCGTGAACAGGTTGGGGCGCTGTTGCTCCAGGAGTGAGGCGCTCTTTCCGCCTGCTTTGGCCTGCTCGAATTCCCGCTTCGCCTGTTGGCGCTCCTTGATCTTCGCCACGACCAT
This Candidatus Polarisedimenticolia bacterium DNA region includes the following protein-coding sequences:
- a CDS encoding DEAD/DEAH box helicase; translated protein: MLQGFHPAIQEWFAGRFGEPSQPQKEGWPRIREGRHTLIAAPTGTGKTLAAFLSAIDALLRQGAELPDATQVLYVSPLKALGNDIQKNLREPLDDLRRIDPSLPEIRVLVRSGDTLPAERTAMRKHPPHILVTTPESLYILLTSDGGRAMLRTVRTVIVDEIHAICGDKRGSHLALSLERLEALTEQPPQRIGLSATQKPLEQVGQLLVGAGRECALVDVGHRRAMDIGVEVPDSPLETVCSHQTWDEIYKKMADLIRQHRTTLVFVNTRKIAERIAARLTEVLGREQVTSHHGSLSRERRLDAEQRLKEGSLRALVATASLELGIDIGDVDLVVQVGVTPSIAAFLQRVGRAGHALSRIPKGRLFPLTRDELVCAAALLYSVRRSDLDRTPQPRRPLDILAQQVVASCVPETWPEDELFARITRAWPYRDLSREDFDATVRLHTQGRLALLHRDGVHRRLRATKRARLTALTSGGAIPDNADYQVLMEPDGILVGTLNEDFAVESNVGDIFQLGNASWKVLKVEPGIVRVADAQGAPPSLPFWLGEAPARTSELSDAVTRIREQGRDAAWLKREAGLDESSATQLSDYVEAGARALGAVPTRECVILERFFDESGGMQLVLHSPFGGRVNRAWGLALRKRFCRGFGFELQAAANEEAIVLSLGPHHSFPLAEVFDYLHPKTARDLLIQAILPSPLFLTRWRWNLTRSLLLARTRMGRRVPAPLLRMRADDQLVQAFPQVLACGETLPPGDLPVPWDHPIVRQTIEDCLEEAMDAEGMVDLLRDLRKGRIRRLAVDTTEPSPFALGVLNALPYAFLDDAPLEERRTQAVMRRRSLDDATADTVGALDPDAVARVREEAWPQAESAEEVHEALLWMGYATVSEVEASGWQEWIGELAAQSRVVREGDRWFAAESPREALPVLRGRMGALGPVTVVESRQERGRWVLSEQEGAELPALENEGVVLRCRLEGRQAWCDRRLLARIHAYTLERLRREIEPVSAGAFWRFLGCWQHADPDHRLEGPRGVAEVIQQLAGFEAPSAAWEASILPGRIRGYRPEWLDHLTLTGEVVWGRIWESGAAPIRSTPISLLPRREFASWLALADWKEERAGAPARPGEDRLAALSGRGRTVLDLLAGRGALFAQELEGLSGLLPTHLHMALAELISGGWMTCDSYGGLRRLLRPGKEHRRFGVRSLLVPAGRWSLLRGLPLADSAVRTPAPDRKAREALVEFAARQLLRRYGVLQRRLLEREKLPLPWRDIVRTCRALELKGEIRGGRFIAGFAGEQYALPEAVELLRAQRKREPSPLTVSASDPLNLQGILTPAARIPSQARARVQVG
- a CDS encoding UBP-type zinc finger domain-containing protein: MSDKEPATCAHLVEIGSVRHAKRRECEECVKIGARWVHLRTCQECGGTRCCDSSPNRHASKHAASSGHPVVASAEPGERWLYCYPDDAVREY
- a CDS encoding protein kinase; this translates as MGPYEIVEAAGAGGMGEVYKARDTRLDRMVAIKVLPDSLLHDPGWRQRLEREARAVSSLSHPHICTLHDIGRQNSIDYLVMEFLEGETLAARLRRGPLPLEEALRHALEIADALDAAHRRGIIHRDLKPGNIMLTRAGAKLLDFGLAKAALPPGAGVTLTALATQTTPLTHEGAPAGTFPYMSPEQVEGKEMDARSDLFSFGSVFYEMVTGKRAFGGDTHAQVLASILRDDPAPIGGLRPESARDVEPIIRRCLMKDRSSRYPDASALFEDLRIGAERRRTLSEPRPIRRGRMALVLVSLAVVAVLAFSAWIWRRNARERWARRTALPEITRLLEADRSVAAFRLAREVQPLMKGDPQFEKLWKNVSVPMTLLTEPEGAEVLFKDYGDAHAEWNRLGVSPVENARVPFAQLRWKLVKDGFEPVELTSPLPSSVKLFSSDQVPHGMVHVPGGSYQYQATPPVELGDYWLDRFEVTNREFKQFLDRGGYEKREYWKIPFVKEGRTLGFDEAMTLLRDSTGRPGPSTWELGTYPEGQADFPVGGVSWYEAGAYAEFTRRSLPTFHHWFRAARADNIFSGILPLSNFGGEGPSRVGSHEGLSLWGAYDMAGNVREWVSNAAGSSRYTLGGAWSDPTYLFTGPDALDPFDRSPTQGFRCALYPSPPPAAAFGPIETVFRDYSKEKPVGDAIFAAYRSLHRYDPGPLEARIESSADDSEYWREERVSYAAAYGGERIPATLFLPKNAAPPYQAVLYFPPGSALRLHSIRDAGTRQFDFLIRSGRAVLFPGYKGTYERRVPPGAGGANAERDVVIQWSKDVGRSLDYLESRSDIDRRGFGFYGLSMGARFAPIAGAVEPRLRVLVLVGGGLSTESKPPEIDSFNFAPHVRVPVLMINGNHDFIFPPETSQKPLFRLFPLPESAKRHYVFDGGHVPPRSQEVARETLDWLDRHLGPVRMKADQ